Genomic segment of Pseudomonas sp. DY-1:
ATGCCGGTACCTCGGTGGGCGCCGCTGCCTACGTCTCGGTCAAGCGCGGCGTGCCGGTCGAGAAGATGGAACACGTCTACCTCGGCCCATCCTTCAGCAACGAAGACGTCATCGCCGCCTGCGCAAAGCATCCGCAGAAACCAGTGTTCAAGCGCATCGAGAACACGCCGCAGCGCATCGCGAAGATCATGGTCGACGGCAACCCTGTCGCCTGGTTCCAGGGCCGCATGGAGTTCGGCCCGCGCGCCCTCGGCGGCCGTTCCATCATCGGTTGCCCGAGTGCGGTCGGCGTGGCCGACCGCATCAACGAGCAGATCAAGTTCCGTGAGCGCTGGCGCCCCTTCTGCCCGTCGATGCTGGACACCGTTGCGCCGCAGATGCTCAAGGTCGATCACCCGTCGCCCTTCATGACCTTCACCTTCGAAGTCAACGAAGAGTGGAAGACCCGCGTGGCCGAAGTGGTGCATGAGGATGGCACGTCCCGTGCCCAGGTCCTGGAACGTCGCCACAATCCCCGCTGGTATGACCTGATGAAGGAACTGGAAGTCCTTACCGGAAACGGCGTGTCCCTGAACACTTCGCTCAACCGTCGCGGCGAGCCGATGATCTGCTCGCCCACCGATGCGCTGAACATGTTCTACGGTTCGGACCTGCAGTACCTGATCATGGAAGACATCCTCGTCGTCAAGGAAGGCAAGGACTGGTATGACAATGTCGGCTAAGCCGCTGCTTAGCGTTGTCATCCCTACCTACAACTACGCGGGCGTGCTTCCGCGTGCCGTGGAGTCGGTGCTGGCCCAGGCCACCCCGGAGGTCGAACTCTGGGTCGTGGACGATGGCTCCACCGACGACACCCCGGCAGTCTTCACCGCCCTGAGCCTGCGCTACGGCGCCGCCTTCCAGGGCGTGCGCCAGGCCAACGCGGGGCCTTCCACAGCCCGCAACAACGGCGTGCAACTGGCCCAGGGACGCTACGTCCTGCTCCTCGACGCCGATGATGAATTGGCCCCCGGTGTCCTTCCGGGGCTTTGCGAGCGTCTGCGCCGCGAACCCGACGTCGGCCTCTGGCTGGCCGGCCATGTTGCCGTCCAGCCCGATGGTCGCGAGCGGGAGCACCCTGCCGACACCGTTCCCGGTGAGCCCGCGCAGCGACTCAAGGACTACCTGCTGGATAAGAAGATCGCCCTCGGCCACGGCTCCTGCGTGTTCCTCCGCGAGCTGCTGCTGGAACGGCCCTATCCCGAACACTTGCGCCACAGCGAGGACATTCCGGTCTTTGCCTATTGCCTGACGCAACGGCAAGTGGTGGTCCTCGACCTGATGCTGGCTCGCATCCACAAGCATCCC
This window contains:
- a CDS encoding glycosyltransferase family 2 protein; this translates as MSAKPLLSVVIPTYNYAGVLPRAVESVLAQATPEVELWVVDDGSTDDTPAVFTALSLRYGAAFQGVRQANAGPSTARNNGVQLAQGRYVLLLDADDELAPGVLPGLCERLRREPDVGLWLAGHVAVQPDGREREHPADTVPGEPAQRLKDYLLDKKIALGHGSCVFLRELLLERPYPEHLRHSEDIPVFAYCLTQRQVVVLDLMLARIHKHPGSLRHNAEAARKVGLALVDEVFRKLPPGLQSIKPAYRAQRCLSLFRTCLLAGDQNGAREYYREALRTDWRVLFKLSYSRKALRLWLKSKKNPV